A single region of the Triticum dicoccoides isolate Atlit2015 ecotype Zavitan chromosome 2B, WEW_v2.0, whole genome shotgun sequence genome encodes:
- the LOC119368219 gene encoding dimethylnonatriene synthase-like — translation MARQRLIGHLASHLIIGSQKLRNCSDATHSQISMELPPWAPFLAVVLATILFFKVVFRRKGTCNLPPGPKPWPIIGNLNLIGALPHRSIHALSRQYGPLMQLRFGSFPVVVGSSAEMAKLFLKTHDVVFTDRPRTAAGKYTGYDNSTITWSPYNAHWRQARRVCLAELFSARRLESYAYIRREEMRALLCGLHEASGRLVLLKDHLSTLSLNVISRMVLGRKYLEKQAAGEDGSATMAPEEFKCMIDELFFLNGVLNIGDSIPWLDWMDLQGYVRRMKKLSKKFDRFLEHVLDDHNERRRLQGDNFVSRDMVDVLLEIAGDPNLEVKLHRNGVKAFIQDLIAGGTETTAITVEWAMSEMLKKPEVFSKATEELDRVVGRERWVTEDDIPNLPYVEAIVKETMRLHPVAPMLAPRLSREDASVGGYNIPVGTRVLINVWSIGRDPAVWDSPEEFVPERFVGSKIDIKGHDFELLPFGSGRRMCPGYSLGLKVIHVSLANLLHGFVCELPDGVATDQLSMEEIFGLSTPRKFPLQVVMKPKLPGHLYARGH, via the exons ATGGCTCGTCAGCGGTTGATCGGTCACTTAGCCAGCCACTTAATAATAGGAAGTCAGAAGCTCAGGAATTGCTCGGACGCTACCCACTCTCAAATCTCAATGGAGCTACCACCATGGGCGCCCTTCCTCGCCGTCGTGCTTGCCACCATTCTCTTCTTCAAGGTTGTCTTCCGCCGCAAAGGCACTTGCAACCTCCCGCCGGGCCCCAAGCCATGGCCGATCATCGGCAACCTCAACCTCATAGGTGCGCTCCCGCACCGCTCCATCCACGCGCTCTCTAGGCAGTACGGCCCGCTCATGCAGCTCCGTTTCGGGTCCTTCCCCGTCGTCGTCGGCTCCTCGGCCGAGATGGCCAAGCTCTTCCTCAAGACCCACGACGTGGTGTTCACCGACCGGCCCAGGACCGCCGCCGGCAAGTACACCGGCTACGATAACAGCACCATCACATGGTCCCCGTACAACGCGCACTGGCGCCAGGCGCGCAGGGTGTGCCTCGCCGAGCTCTTCAGCGCGAGGCGGCTCGAGTCGTACGCCTACATCCGCCGCGAGGAGATGCGTGCCCTCCTGTGCGGCCTGCACGAGGCCTCCGGGCGCCTCGTGCTGCTCAAGGACCACCTGTCCACCTTGAGCCTGAACGTGATCTCGCGCATGGTGCTGGGCAGGAAGTACCTGGAGAAGCAGGCGGCGGGCGAGGACGGCTCGGCGACCATGGCGCCGGAGGAGTTCAAGTGCATGATAGACGAGCTGTTCTTCCTCAACGGCGTGCTCAACATCGGTGACTCCATCCCATGGCTCGACTGGATGGACCTTCAGGGGTACGTCAGGAGGATGAAGAAGCTGAGCAAGAAGTTCGATCGATTCCTAGAACATGTCTTGGACGACCACAATGAGCGGCGGCGCCTCCAGGGCGACAACTTCGTGTCACGGGACATGGTTGACGTGCTGTTGGAGATAGCCGGCGACCCAAATCTTGAGGTCAAGCTCCACCGGAACGGCGTCAAAGCTTTCATTCAG GACCTCATCGCCGGCGGCACGGAAACCACAGCGATCACGGTGGAGTGGGCCATGTCGGAGATGCTCAAGAAACCCGAGGTGTTCTCCAAGGCCACAGAGGAGCTGGACCGCGTGGTGGGACGAGAACGATGGGTGACGGAGGACGACATCCCCAACCTTCCCTATGTGGAAGCCATTGTCAAAGAGACCATGCGGCTGCACCCGGTGGCACCCATGTTGGCACCCCGTCTGTCCCGTGAGGACGCCTCCGTAGGTGGCTACAACATCCCCGTTGGTACGCGTGTACTCATCAACGTGTGGTCCATCGGCCGCGACCCGGCAGTGTGGGATTCGCCGGAGGAGTTCGTACCAGAACGGTTCGTCGGCAGCAAGATCGACATCAAGGGGCATGACTTCGAGCTGCTGCCATTTGGGTCCGGACGGCGGATGTGCCCCGGATATAGTCTGGGACTGAAGGTGATCCATGTGAGCCTCGCCAACCTGCTGCACGGCTTTGTGTGCGAGCTCCCCGATGGCGTGGCGACGGATCAGCTCAGCATGGAGGAGATCTTCGGCCTGTCGACCCCGCGCAAGTTCCCGCTACAGGTAGTGATGAAACCCAAGCTCCCGGGCCACCTCTACGCAAGGGGTCATTAG
- the LOC119365423 gene encoding uncharacterized protein LOC119365423: MAPPPLATVAAAEEFLEVRCAGCEQTLEVERGLTEFVCPDCATAQSLPPELMPRPRRRALPLPRGAAGARGARLPCGACGELLSVPVGLSRCACPLCGAELAIDSTRLRNYILSSAEAAVVPLAAASVPPIVAAREKWQERPSYAMRAGLPRTEPDEQQGYTDHIIDGEQIHMANETVANNSLQRNRPPLGCRIVGNEERQALPLNEARDHVNDHHPSYTMQPKRAQLAHLHRVTHSEDTQDGLLSHEIYGDARHTELIDEATATRSNQRVGCSVSPQTVSTGERHTETPAQIIQQAHKQPFHESHAEGSRLYCLDLDGVVHPPVNQEKHGEEASTEMINKTVSRECIRPTGCAVEPSPVNAEKRKASTTNQAICGHTDPATNREAMCSLPIKETTASCSSKQKKSKLANAKAIGKKRHTEPLNHIVQQAEGQTSDSRIHGTHVDFERQSKANERPGNTSTLKERKQVTPPNKLADLKQKNVRTNDETQKEQIKVIVSKQTSGWTQKKNRKGSIASSNAGLQLRRSKRLAKDSAAAIENEPLESDPGGLQDFGPNVQVPADAMDDESIEWEPLQQRPAFPDCEVSVAMTDTESVESENDDAVSPDESMSDSDYPDTDRMSAGLYPSTPSAHKLPQEISDELDDLDLTTAPSNTDMSDLEHFARNYCRLLPLEVRRALAKKKYNVFHDRLISEGSNNVSLHDITDSEEQQQGKKGHKAGGNLCVKMWTLPEGVRVPVSLNTSGLPIGENANMLINFLGALARDGILAPLKYISWKNIPKENKDVMWHIVKLKFDVDPPHELSVLRSIRNKWRVWKSYLKRKHYDSHTTEDERLADRDPRVSKEQWQVLVAYWNTEKAKARSAASKASRAKSTYVNKTGSKSFARMHQEESRSGDPSLENPEGPGDDYATAMGAKRRANAHRNTPGRSPKDLQERSDPQAVRAKRKAGDEVSTLRKKVLVTVESRPKNSQESAALEAARDKRRAEDEAAALRKKVIAMEESQRKLQEDLARVTNAMSAMQKMMATGGLPN; the protein is encoded by the exons ATGGCGCCACCGCCGCTAGCCACGGTGGCGGCGGCCGAGGAGTTCCTGGAGGTGCGCTGCGCGGGGTGCGAGCAGACGTTGGAGGTGGAACGGGGGCTGACGGAGTTCGTCTGCCCCGACTGCGCCACGGCGCAGTCGCTCCCTCCGGAGCTCATGCCGCGGCCCCGGCGGAGGGCGCTGCCCCTGCCGCGAGGCGCCGCGGGTGCGCGCGGGGCCAGGCTTCCGTGCGGCGCCTGCGGCGAGCTCCTCAGCGTGCCGGTCGGGCTATCGCGCTGCGCATGCCCGCTCTGCGGCGCCGAGCTGGCCATTGACTCCACGCGCCTGCGGAACTACATCCTCTCCTCCGCCGAGGCGGCCGTCGTGCCGCTCGCCGCCGCGTCTGTCCCACCGATTGTTGCCGCTCGGGAG AAATGGCAAGAGCGTCCTAGTTATGCAATGCGTGCAGGGCTACCACGAACAGAACCTGATGAACAACAGGGGTATACTGATCATATCATTGATGGAGAACAAATACATATGGCAAATGAGACTGTTGCAAATAATAGCCTTCAGAGAAATCGACCGCCCCTTGGCTGTCGTATTGTAGGCAATGAGGAGAGACAAGCTTTGCCTCTAAATGAGGCCAGAGATCATGTAAATGATCATCACCCTAGTTACACTATGCAGCCAAAGCGAGCGCAGCTGGCACACTTGCATCGAGTCACTCATTCAGAGGACACGCAGGATGGACTTCTCAGCCATGAAATTTATGGAGATGCGAGACATACTGAACTGATAGATGAGGCTACTGCAACTCGTAGTAACCAGAGAGTCGGATGCTCCGTTAGCCCCCAAACTGTAAGTACAGGGGAGAGGCATACGGAGACTCCTGCTCAGATCATACAGCAGGCACACAAACAGCCTTTTCATGAGAGTCATGCAGAAGGCAGTCGGTTATACTGTCTGGATCTTGATGGGGTGGTTCATCCACCTGTCAACCAAGAAAAACACGGAGAAGAGGCATCTACTGAGATGATCAATAAAACAGTTTCGAGGGAGTGCATTCGGCCAACTGGATGCGCTGTTGAACCCAGCCCTGTTAATGCAGAGAAGAGAAAGGCATCGACCACAAATCAGGCAATTTGTGGGCATACCGATCCTGCAACTAATAGAGAAGCCATGTGCTCTCTTCCTATAAAGGAGACTACTGCATCGTGTAGTAGCAAGCAGAAAAAATCAAAGTTAGCTAATGCTAAGGCTATTGGCAAGAAGAGACATACAGAACCACTGAACCACATTGTACAGCAGGCAGAAGGACAGACCTCTGATAGCCGTATTCATGGAACTCATGTCGACTTTGAGCGTCAAAGTAAGGCTAATGAGAGGCCTGGCAACACCTCAACTCTTAAGGAGAGGAAACAGGTTACACCTCCGAATAAGCTGGCTGATCTAAAACAGAAAAATGTACGCACTAATGATGAAACCCAGAAGGAGCAGATTAAAGTTATTGTTTCCAAGCAGACTAGTGGTTGGACTCAGAAGAAGAATAGAAAAGGCTCAATAGCTTCATCAAATGCAGGGCTTCAGCTTAGGCGTAGTAAACGTTTGGCTAAAGATTCAGCTGCTGCTATAGAAAATGAACCTCtagaaagtgaccctggtgggctgCAGGATTTTGGTCCTAATGTCCAAGTGCCAGCAGATGCTATGGATGACGAATCAATTGAATGGGAGCCTCTTCAGCAGCGTCCTGCCTTTCCAGATTGTGAAGTGTCAGTTGCCATGACAGACACTGAATCTGTAGAAAGTGAGAACGATGATGCTGTATCTCCAGATGAAAGCATGTCTGATTCTGACTATCCAGACACTGATAGAATGAGCGCTGGTCTTTACCCTAGCACACCGTCTGCGCATAAGTTGCCTCAAGAAATCTCTGATGAACTAGATGACCTTGATTTAACAACAGCTCCTTCAAATACTGATATGTCTGACCTTGAGCATTTCGCGCGGAATTATTGTCGGTTATTACCTCTAGAAGTCAGAAGGGCCCTTGCCAAGAAGAAATATAATGTGTTTCATGACCGTCTGATATCTGAGGGTTCCAATAATGTATCCCTGCACGATATAACTGATTCCGAGGAGCAGCAACAAGGTAAAAAGGGACACAAAGCAGGAGGTAATCTTTGTGTCAAAATGTGGACCTTGCCTGAGGGTGTACGGGTACCAGTCTCCTTGAACACTTCGGGCCTGCCAATTGGAGAAAATGCAAACATGTTGATTAACTTTCTAGGCGCACTAGCACGAGACGGAATATTGGCACCTCTCAAGTATATAAGTTGGAAAAATATTCCAAAGGAGAACAAGGATGTTATGTGGCACATTGTTAAG CTTAAATTTGATGTTGATCCACCTCACGAGTTGTCGGTCCTGAGGTCGATAAGGAACAAGTGGCGGGTTTGGAAATCTTATTTAAAACGGAAACACTATGATTCTCATACAACTGAAGATGAACGCCTTGCTGATCGTGATCCTCGTGTCTCAAAAGAGCAATGGCAAGTCCTTGTTGCATATTGGAATACCGAAAAGGCAAAG GCGAGAAGTGCTGCATCTAAAGCTTCTCGAGCCAAATCAACCTATGTCAATAAAACCGGATCCAAGAGCTTTGCACGGATGCATCAGGAAGAG TCACGATCCGGTGACCCATCTCTTGAGAATCCAGAAGGGCCAGGAGATGACTATGCAACTGCCATGGGTGCAAAAAGGAGGGCAAATGCACACAGGAATACACCTGGGCGCTCCCCCAAAGACCTGCAAGAAAGGTCAGACCCGCAGGCTGTGAGGGCCAAAAGAAAGGCTGGAGATGAAGTCTCCACACTGAGAAAGAAGGTGCTAGTAACAGTGGAAAGTCGCCCCAAAAACTCCCAGGAAAGTGCAGCCTTGGAAGCTGCGAGGGATAAAAGAAGGGCTGAAGATGAGGCAGCCGCTCTAAGGAAGAAGGTGATAGCGATGGAGGAAAGTCAGAGAAAGCTGCAGGAGGACTTGGCAAGAGTGACGAATGCAATGAGTGCTATGCAGAAGATGATGGCAACTGGTGGGTTACCAAATTGA